GAGGAAGGGGATGCACCATCCGCATGCGGTGCCTGCGCCCAGGCACTCCGACATCTGGCTCGGGCGGCTGAGATGGTGTCGGCGGGCGAAATGCCACAGTTTGCGGTAAGGGACGTCGTAGCAGTAGCAGATCTTGTC
This sequence is a window from Phycisphaerae bacterium. Protein-coding genes within it:
- a CDS encoding (2Fe-2S)-binding protein translates to MKPDDKICYCYDVPYRKLWHFARRHHLSRPSQMSECLGAGTACGWCIPFLKRIFEAASQESPPDAAPPLTAEEYAHARQAYLASGRQPNQF